Proteins from a genomic interval of Acidobacteriota bacterium:
- a CDS encoding DUF4388 domain-containing protein, protein MDELKTESFDIQEYLTLIKKNRLLILACVLAGAFLALIFNESRTPIYSATVRIEVRSVPQVLLTQYAYVSDWWTKERDLNTQFEILRSPAILERVVRKARIMEQAEPPGERSSGTARFFSGLTHFFGLSQPEAAAPTGSHSQQEFDAMVASLCAGVTIEPVKDTNLADITIKHSNPSVAFMATDTIAKAYEDFILETRFDEIRRMMNIYTDQLVTLKKTLRESEEDYLAFIQRTGISSLQEKKEITLEGLSDLKLNYTDTKIRRAEVEADLETLQGVSQESDLARLLQAPLLDKNAALNQLKLEILNVQFQLQDLQKRYRPQHPEVTKKESMLQSLVTKFRGELDTHLRSKRAERDALIAKENELARAIRENESIAIKDSSVALQYKKFKDELDSNKTLYETLLNKIKELDITKSSRESSIQVVEQPVRPVDPISPRKGVNLLLGLLLGLLTGVGLAFGLEYLDQTLRNTDQIKHLLKLPTIAMIGQLNDKELAGATVPLVTEPSIPGTFQEAFRFLKTNLTIATLNRRHTLMMITSTGSGEGKTTVAVNLALSFAREGKDVLLVDLDLRRPKVHAALGIDNRQGFTDLMVDPFTCIPLSGSLDSIPLSDLIYLLIHLGHSGCLTIETPDSHYEIVLVKGRIALVSSSQREEHDRLGRLLVNKFGFPEARLADALQEAARRRQRLGEYLYDIGAVELEPVIEALRHQFTATFHRLLPATAGTYRFEEREDLFFHPEILQRLEAEKSLADDLAVPIGSVAKFHDRYGIVKGPADGLYVLTAGSRSPEPDEILASERLFSMLDMLRKHFHTVVIDSPPSAMVSDSNTLSPHVDGIVYVVRYGKLPRKLIQSTVERLRANSGKIFGVVLNGVNIRRESYVDEYYYYSDYYRRTDES, encoded by the coding sequence ATGGACGAACTGAAAACCGAATCCTTCGACATTCAGGAATACCTGACCCTCATCAAGAAAAACCGCCTGCTGATCCTGGCCTGCGTCCTGGCCGGGGCGTTCCTGGCTCTCATCTTCAACGAATCGCGGACACCCATCTACAGCGCCACCGTCCGGATCGAGGTCCGCTCGGTGCCCCAGGTGCTGCTTACCCAGTACGCCTACGTTTCCGACTGGTGGACAAAGGAACGTGACCTGAACACCCAGTTCGAAATCCTGCGCAGCCCCGCCATCCTCGAGCGGGTGGTGCGCAAAGCCCGGATCATGGAGCAAGCTGAACCGCCGGGCGAACGCTCTTCCGGCACCGCCCGTTTCTTCTCCGGGCTCACCCATTTCTTCGGCCTGTCACAGCCCGAGGCTGCGGCGCCCACCGGCTCGCACAGCCAGCAGGAGTTCGATGCCATGGTGGCCTCCCTGTGCGCGGGTGTCACCATCGAGCCGGTCAAGGACACCAACCTGGCTGACATCACCATCAAGCATTCGAACCCGTCGGTCGCCTTCATGGCCACGGACACTATCGCCAAGGCGTATGAGGATTTCATCCTCGAGACCCGCTTCGACGAAATCCGCCGGATGATGAACATCTACACCGACCAGCTGGTCACGCTGAAGAAAACGCTGCGCGAATCGGAAGAGGACTACCTGGCCTTCATCCAGCGCACCGGCATCTCCTCCCTCCAGGAGAAGAAGGAGATCACTCTAGAGGGGCTGTCCGACCTCAAACTCAATTACACCGACACGAAGATCCGTCGGGCCGAGGTGGAGGCGGACCTGGAAACCCTGCAGGGCGTCTCCCAGGAGAGCGATCTCGCCCGCCTGCTGCAAGCGCCTCTGCTGGACAAGAACGCCGCCCTGAACCAACTCAAGCTGGAGATTCTGAACGTCCAGTTCCAGCTGCAGGACCTGCAGAAACGCTATCGGCCTCAGCACCCGGAGGTGACGAAGAAGGAGAGCATGCTGCAGTCGCTGGTGACCAAGTTCCGCGGCGAGCTCGACACCCATCTCCGCAGCAAGCGCGCCGAGCGCGACGCCCTGATCGCCAAGGAAAACGAGCTGGCCCGGGCCATCCGTGAAAACGAGTCCATCGCCATCAAGGATTCCTCGGTGGCGCTGCAGTACAAAAAGTTCAAGGACGAGCTCGATTCGAACAAGACGCTCTATGAGACGCTGCTGAACAAAATCAAGGAGCTGGACATCACCAAGTCGTCCCGCGAGAGCTCGATCCAGGTCGTCGAACAACCCGTCCGGCCGGTGGATCCGATCTCCCCCCGCAAGGGCGTCAACCTGCTGCTGGGCTTGCTGCTGGGCCTGCTGACCGGCGTCGGTCTGGCGTTCGGCCTGGAATACCTGGACCAGACGCTGCGGAATACCGACCAGATCAAGCACCTGCTCAAGCTGCCCACCATCGCCATGATCGGCCAGCTCAACGACAAGGAGCTGGCGGGCGCCACTGTCCCGCTGGTCACCGAGCCGTCGATTCCCGGCACGTTCCAGGAAGCATTCCGGTTCCTCAAGACCAACCTGACCATCGCCACGCTGAACCGAAGGCACACGCTGATGATGATCACCAGCACCGGTTCCGGCGAGGGGAAAACCACCGTTGCCGTCAATCTGGCGCTTTCCTTCGCCCGTGAAGGCAAGGACGTGCTCCTCGTGGATTTGGACCTGCGCCGGCCCAAGGTGCACGCGGCCCTCGGGATCGACAACCGCCAAGGGTTCACCGACCTGATGGTGGATCCGTTCACCTGCATCCCACTCAGCGGCTCACTCGACAGCATCCCGCTGAGCGATCTGATCTACCTGCTGATCCATCTCGGCCACAGCGGCTGCCTCACCATCGAGACACCCGACAGCCATTACGAGATCGTCCTGGTCAAGGGGCGGATCGCCCTGGTGAGCTCCTCGCAGCGCGAGGAGCACGACCGCCTCGGCCGCCTGCTGGTGAACAAATTCGGCTTCCCCGAGGCGCGGCTGGCCGACGCCCTCCAGGAGGCGGCGCGGCGCCGCCAGCGGTTGGGCGAGTATCTGTACGACATCGGCGCCGTGGAACTGGAACCGGTGATCGAAGCGCTCCGGCACCAGTTCACCGCCACCTTCCACCGCCTGCTCCCCGCCACCGCCGGCACGTACCGCTTCGAGGAACGGGAGGACCTCTTCTTCCATCCCGAGATCCTCCAGCGGCTGGAGGCGGAAAAATCGCTGGCGGACGACCTGGCGGTGCCCATCGGCAGCGTGGCGAAATTCCACGATCGCTACGGCATCGTGAAAGGCCCCGCCGACGGGCTATACGTGTTGACCGCCGGTTCCCGCTCCCCCGAACCCGACGAGATCCTCGCTTCGGAGCGACTCTTCAGCATGCTGGACATGCTGCGCAAGCATTTCCACACCGTCGTCATCGACTCGCCGCCGTCGGCCATGGTCAGCGACTCGAACACCCTGTCGCCCCACGTGGACGGGATCGTGTACGTCGTCCGCTACGGCAAGCTGCCCCGCAAGCTGATCCAGAGCACGGTGGAACGCCTCCGCGCCAACAGCGGCAAGATTTTCGGCGTGGTGCTCAACGGGGTCAACATCCGGCGGGAATCGTACGTGGACGAATACTACTACTACAGCGACTACTACCGCCGGACCGACGAAAGCTGA
- a CDS encoding tetratricopeptide repeat protein translates to MKRHWRSTAARGTALVILLTAPLYFGGVTPGYTLLATGLLAAAAALAFAPFGRAVEVACPRRLALAVCLTVGALAAAGLFSEYRRMSLESFLYWSGLGLVFFLSAALFNDLRQWRRLAVGLVALAAAIALWGLLNWLLDVHQVWGVAVGLDRGGAHGTFINRNHFAGYLTLLFPFGLILYLRARSLSGKIVLAVANCLIAAGVAFSLSRGAWLGLLASVGVMGLLQLDLQSHRGRVFRLGVLLFVIIGGVLIQLGLEPLDWRLGQSSTEAQLVSIGGRVAIWRSALAMFLAHPVLGCGPGTFGWMFPLYRAPGANSQAWFAHSDYLQVLAEAGLVGAAAVVGLVAVLAGLLLSGMRTARRPMKQSLFLATQGALVAVLVEVSFDFHMHILACAYTLAALLGAAVANRSGETVRLPAVCFAPALLLVPAAAWLGLANLKLEESRLLAVLERETPSVEALAVARRVDPDNAEAHFEWGERWALRARFGLNRSRAFEPAWQGYLDALRAFPLDGRAWLRAGMLAEAAAALHRAPLGGAEMAPVLNRLAAMERQRDPRRGGDLDPWRYYWRALELDPNNPYFHDIAAIHFLRRGDRAAAERHMERAVALLPDLGYHQPLQPFFGEAAFRELARRGLRSALQWAPDPTGIHLTLGLWALDAGRPDEAAGHLNMLEGRGPSDDPRRTALAAGLAIGQNRDAEAVALWLAYGDAQAWSAGAANQAYEFFDRPERVGARERFLAALTGRSGAYPRVALLSAQAAEARGDVTGAIQALESYRGRFPDDVDALNRLYRLYTRSGDRVRAEETLRRVIRLRPEEPNLYLELGRVLVAQDLVEQAVPELEMAVRQFPDNTALLEYLALLYEHKGRFALAAGVYQRLAGLRPSDRALQLRICRSYLLAGDRDRARQCYTALLAAEPGNEAARRELDALR, encoded by the coding sequence ATGAAACGGCACTGGCGCTCCACCGCGGCACGGGGAACCGCGCTGGTCATTCTGCTGACGGCGCCGCTGTACTTCGGCGGCGTGACCCCGGGTTACACCCTGCTGGCGACGGGCCTGCTGGCGGCGGCTGCCGCCCTGGCGTTCGCGCCTTTCGGACGGGCGGTGGAAGTGGCTTGCCCGCGGCGCCTGGCACTGGCGGTCTGCCTGACCGTCGGGGCGCTCGCGGCCGCCGGCCTGTTCAGCGAGTACCGGCGGATGTCGCTGGAGAGCTTTCTGTACTGGTCGGGCCTGGGACTGGTCTTCTTCCTGAGCGCGGCCCTGTTCAACGACCTGCGGCAGTGGCGTCGGCTGGCTGTCGGGCTGGTAGCGCTGGCGGCCGCCATCGCCCTGTGGGGTCTGCTGAACTGGCTCCTCGACGTGCACCAGGTGTGGGGCGTGGCGGTCGGGCTCGATCGGGGGGGGGCGCACGGCACCTTCATTAACCGCAACCATTTCGCCGGCTACCTGACGCTGCTCTTCCCGTTCGGACTGATCCTGTATTTGCGCGCCCGGTCGCTGTCCGGGAAGATCGTGCTGGCAGTGGCCAACTGCCTGATCGCGGCGGGCGTGGCCTTCTCTCTGTCACGCGGCGCCTGGCTGGGGCTGCTCGCCTCGGTGGGGGTAATGGGATTGCTGCAGTTGGACCTGCAGTCCCACCGCGGCCGGGTATTCCGGCTCGGTGTACTACTCTTTGTGATCATCGGCGGCGTGCTGATTCAGCTGGGCCTGGAGCCGCTGGATTGGCGGCTGGGCCAGTCGTCCACCGAAGCCCAGCTGGTCAGCATCGGCGGTCGTGTGGCGATCTGGCGGTCGGCGCTGGCCATGTTCCTGGCTCACCCCGTTTTGGGCTGCGGTCCGGGCACTTTCGGTTGGATGTTTCCCCTGTATCGCGCACCGGGAGCCAACAGCCAGGCTTGGTTTGCACACAGCGACTATCTGCAGGTGCTGGCTGAAGCCGGGTTGGTGGGCGCCGCGGCGGTCGTCGGCCTTGTTGCCGTGCTGGCCGGACTCCTGCTGTCCGGCATGCGCACGGCCCGCCGGCCGATGAAGCAGAGCCTGTTTCTAGCCACCCAGGGGGCGCTCGTGGCCGTCCTCGTCGAGGTGTCATTCGATTTTCACATGCACATCCTGGCTTGCGCCTATACGCTGGCGGCATTGCTGGGCGCCGCCGTGGCGAACCGGTCGGGCGAGACGGTCCGGCTGCCTGCGGTTTGCTTCGCGCCGGCCCTGCTCCTCGTGCCTGCGGCCGCATGGCTCGGACTGGCCAATCTGAAGTTGGAGGAGAGCCGCCTGCTGGCCGTGCTGGAGCGGGAGACGCCGTCGGTGGAGGCGCTTGCCGTCGCGCGGCGCGTGGATCCTGACAACGCCGAGGCACATTTCGAATGGGGCGAGCGCTGGGCGCTACGGGCGCGGTTCGGGCTGAACCGCAGCCGCGCCTTCGAGCCGGCGTGGCAGGGCTACCTGGACGCCCTCCGCGCGTTTCCGCTCGACGGCCGCGCCTGGCTCCGGGCCGGGATGCTGGCGGAGGCCGCGGCCGCACTGCACCGCGCGCCGCTCGGCGGCGCCGAGATGGCGCCGGTGCTGAACCGCCTGGCGGCCATGGAGCGGCAACGGGATCCGCGCCGCGGCGGCGACCTCGATCCGTGGCGCTACTACTGGCGGGCCCTGGAGCTGGATCCGAACAATCCGTATTTCCACGACATCGCCGCGATCCACTTCCTGCGCCGCGGCGATCGGGCTGCGGCCGAACGGCACATGGAGCGCGCCGTGGCCCTCCTGCCGGATCTCGGTTACCACCAGCCGCTCCAGCCGTTCTTCGGTGAGGCGGCCTTTCGGGAACTGGCCCGGCGCGGCTTGCGGTCCGCCCTGCAGTGGGCGCCGGATCCCACCGGGATTCACCTGACCCTGGGGCTCTGGGCGCTCGACGCGGGACGGCCGGACGAGGCCGCCGGCCACCTTAACATGCTGGAAGGGCGCGGCCCGTCCGACGATCCGCGCCGGACTGCTCTGGCGGCCGGCTTGGCCATCGGGCAGAATCGCGACGCCGAGGCGGTGGCGCTCTGGCTGGCGTACGGCGATGCACAGGCGTGGTCGGCGGGCGCCGCCAACCAGGCTTACGAATTTTTCGATCGGCCGGAACGGGTGGGTGCCCGGGAACGGTTTCTGGCCGCCCTAACCGGCCGATCCGGCGCGTATCCCCGCGTGGCGCTGCTCTCCGCGCAGGCCGCGGAGGCACGCGGCGATGTCACCGGCGCCATTCAGGCGCTGGAATCGTACCGGGGCCGGTTCCCGGACGATGTCGACGCGCTGAACCGACTCTATCGGTTGTACACCCGCAGCGGCGACCGCGTCCGGGCCGAGGAGACTCTGCGCCGGGTGATCCGGCTCCGGCCGGAAGAGCCGAACCTGTACCTGGAACTGGGCCGGGTGCTCGTGGCGCAGGACCTCGTGGAGCAGGCGGTGCCCGAGCTGGAGATGGCGGTGCGGCAGTTTCCCGACAACACCGCGCTGCTTGAATACCTGGCCCTCCTTTACGAACATAAGGGCCGGTTCGCGCTGGCTGCGGGCGTGTACCAGCGACTGGCCGGCCTCCGGCCGTCCGACCGGGCGCTTCAGCTCAGGATCTGCCGCAGTTATCTGTTGGCCGGCGACCGGGACAGGGCTCGGCAGTGCTACACGGCATTGCTGGCGGCGGAACCGGGCAACGAAGCGGCGCGGCGGGAGCTGGATGCGTTACGATAG
- a CDS encoding phospholipase A, producing the protein MRRIFIGLIMGLALMLAGVVTAATPAKGFKLSVAVMPQYDDNVYYSPDGTEVSTWVFTIAPELEWSKEGARSFFNIGYRGQGDLYLDTESEIPGQELDSSDIYNNYLKFNFGYRLSDHVLFRLRDNLDNTNRPDFRLVDEMVYGRFIQNNLLADVIFKTTDHVELSVGYGNTIIDYYRDDDSADHDFINSRGHQFNAGLYYHFNTRTKAGFIYRYYDRNFPDADYMDYTDNTFGGVIERQFSDAWSLNGEIGAQDRDVDGGTWSSGTNLYYNFGVQMQRERSGLNVTVGRERSQAPNYSADFYTDYYLQGRGNWLMTARDNLFLEFGLRWNDFEVLSADDLADNREDDYQFIGVGYARQMQDRWFIESHYRFMNRNSSNADYEFGMNVFSVGVRYTIF; encoded by the coding sequence GTGAGACGGATATTCATCGGACTGATCATGGGCTTGGCACTGATGCTGGCAGGCGTGGTTACCGCCGCGACACCCGCCAAGGGCTTCAAGCTGAGCGTGGCGGTGATGCCCCAGTACGACGACAACGTGTACTACAGCCCGGACGGTACCGAGGTCAGCACGTGGGTGTTCACCATCGCGCCGGAACTGGAGTGGAGCAAGGAGGGGGCCCGGTCGTTCTTCAACATCGGCTACCGCGGCCAGGGCGACCTCTACCTGGACACCGAGTCCGAAATTCCCGGCCAGGAACTGGACAGCTCCGATATCTACAACAACTATCTCAAGTTCAACTTCGGCTACCGGCTCAGCGACCACGTGCTGTTCCGCCTGCGGGACAATCTGGACAACACGAACCGCCCCGATTTCCGTCTCGTCGACGAGATGGTGTATGGCCGGTTCATCCAGAACAACCTGCTGGCGGACGTGATCTTCAAGACCACCGATCACGTGGAACTCTCCGTGGGCTACGGCAATACCATCATCGATTACTACCGTGACGATGACAGCGCCGATCACGATTTCATCAACTCCCGGGGACACCAGTTCAATGCGGGGTTGTACTACCACTTCAACACCCGCACCAAGGCCGGTTTCATCTACCGGTACTATGACCGCAACTTCCCCGACGCGGATTACATGGATTACACCGACAACACCTTCGGCGGCGTCATCGAACGGCAGTTTTCCGACGCCTGGAGCCTGAATGGCGAAATCGGCGCCCAGGATCGCGACGTCGATGGCGGCACCTGGAGCAGCGGCACCAACCTGTACTACAACTTCGGCGTCCAGATGCAGCGCGAGCGATCCGGCCTGAACGTGACCGTGGGCCGGGAGCGCAGCCAGGCGCCCAACTACAGCGCGGATTTCTATACGGATTACTATCTGCAGGGCCGGGGCAACTGGCTGATGACCGCTCGGGACAACCTGTTCCTGGAGTTCGGCCTGCGCTGGAACGATTTTGAGGTCCTGTCCGCTGACGACCTGGCCGACAACCGCGAGGACGACTACCAGTTCATCGGCGTCGGCTATGCCCGCCAGATGCAGGACCGCTGGTTCATCGAATCCCACTACCGGTTCATGAACCGCAACTCCAGCAACGCCGATTACGAGTTCGGCATGAACGTGTTCTCGGTGGGCGTCCGGTACACGATTTTCTAG
- a CDS encoding pyridoxal phosphate-dependent aminotransferase, which produces MSISQLARSIAESPTLKLNQAARVLQAKGEPVIHLGAGEPKSKVPVEAIRASVAQLNTGEVRYTPTSGIPELKRAIIGYTEQHYSRTVAPENVIVSGGAKQSLSVLLFTLLNPQDEVIILAPYWVSYPDMVKMVYGVPVIVKPEDGGFEPRFDEITRAVTAYTKAIIINSPNNPSGAVYSEELIAQIVQFCEKKNIYVIMDDIYHQLVFDRKRAANAYQWAKEDLESSKVIVINGVSKLYAMTGFRIGWTIAPRAIVSVMINVQGQTTSCPATISQHASVGALTGSQSCVESLRLTLQNNRDVMAREFDAFDGVRLIKPEGTFYCLPDFSAFNRNSVELSSFLLEKVLVVTVPGREFGMEGHLRLSYCGSVKDVTEGVERIKWALDPNAPSELYIGDRKIVKDWS; this is translated from the coding sequence ATGAGCATCAGTCAATTGGCCCGTTCCATCGCCGAGTCGCCGACCCTGAAACTGAACCAGGCCGCCCGGGTACTCCAAGCGAAGGGGGAACCGGTGATCCATCTCGGCGCCGGTGAGCCAAAAAGCAAGGTGCCCGTCGAGGCCATCCGCGCGTCTGTCGCCCAGCTCAACACCGGTGAAGTGCGGTACACGCCCACCAGCGGGATTCCGGAGCTCAAGCGGGCGATCATCGGTTACACCGAACAGCATTACAGCCGGACCGTCGCGCCCGAGAACGTCATCGTATCCGGCGGCGCTAAGCAGTCGCTCTCCGTGCTGCTGTTCACCCTGCTCAACCCGCAGGACGAGGTGATCATCCTGGCACCCTACTGGGTCAGCTATCCGGACATGGTCAAGATGGTGTACGGCGTCCCCGTGATCGTCAAGCCGGAAGACGGCGGCTTCGAGCCCCGCTTCGACGAGATCACCCGCGCGGTGACGGCCTACACGAAAGCCATCATCATCAACAGCCCCAACAACCCTTCCGGCGCCGTCTACTCCGAGGAGTTGATCGCCCAGATCGTCCAGTTCTGCGAGAAAAAGAACATCTACGTCATCATGGACGACATCTACCATCAGCTGGTGTTCGACAGGAAGCGGGCCGCCAACGCCTACCAGTGGGCCAAGGAGGACTTGGAAAGCTCCAAAGTCATCGTGATCAACGGCGTCTCGAAGCTGTACGCCATGACCGGCTTCCGCATCGGCTGGACCATCGCGCCACGCGCGATCGTCTCGGTGATGATCAACGTGCAGGGACAGACCACGTCGTGCCCCGCTACCATCTCCCAGCACGCCTCCGTGGGCGCCCTGACCGGTTCCCAGAGTTGCGTTGAAAGCCTCCGCTTGACGCTCCAGAACAACCGTGACGTGATGGCCAGGGAGTTCGACGCGTTCGACGGCGTCCGCCTGATCAAGCCCGAAGGAACGTTCTACTGCCTGCCCGATTTTTCCGCCTTCAACCGCAACTCGGTGGAGTTGTCCAGTTTCCTGCTGGAGAAGGTCCTGGTCGTGACCGTGCCCGGGCGCGAGTTCGGCATGGAGGGCCACCTTCGCCTGAGCTACTGCGGCTCCGTCAAGGACGTCACCGAAGGCGTCGAACGGATCAAATGGGCTCTGGATCCCAACGCGCCGAGCGAGCTGTATATCGGTGACCGAAAAATCGTCAAAGACTGGTCATGA
- a CDS encoding phosphoenolpyruvate carboxykinase (ATP): MKHFLEIKTPAQSVAQERASSFTLKHQGFPKLNRVYWNLPVPALCEEIVFRGEGRLAADGPVLVDTGRHTDQSPNDAFITREASTEEHVGWGQHNRPFSPAKFSGLLNRLHAYLMDRDVFVQDVYAGADPGRRLAVRVITELAWHSLFARHLFRPADTLDAQRDFAPDFTVLCIPSFQGSPEIDGAASQTFVALSLGQRLALIGNTAYAGEIKRAVITYLNYTLPLDGVLTLNCAANVGPEGDPALLFGLPGTGKTTLAADPRRRLLGDDAHGWSDEGIFNLENGCYARVAALTAADAPQLHPATRRFGSILENVAYDPLSRIPDLSDVSRTDNARCACPLAFVDQAVAEPPAGHPRHVVMLIGDASGVMPPIARLTPEQAVYQFISGYSARINTPKSGKGAEPEVVFSPCFGAPSMVLPPGVYADLLLRKITRHGINCWLLNTGWVGRFGSGKRIGLHHSRALLQAALDGALDKVKYCKDSVFGFSVPIACPNVPEDLLHPERAWRSKDAYAKCCRALAFRFAENFKKYKARCPAGVAKAGPKH, translated from the coding sequence ATGAAGCACTTCCTTGAGATCAAAACGCCGGCGCAGAGCGTTGCCCAGGAGCGGGCCAGCTCCTTCACTCTGAAGCACCAGGGGTTCCCCAAGCTCAACCGGGTCTACTGGAATCTGCCGGTCCCGGCGCTGTGCGAAGAGATCGTGTTCCGCGGCGAAGGACGGCTGGCCGCCGACGGGCCTGTCCTGGTGGACACCGGCCGGCACACGGACCAGTCGCCCAACGACGCGTTCATCACCCGCGAAGCGTCCACCGAAGAGCACGTTGGCTGGGGCCAGCACAACCGGCCGTTCAGCCCGGCGAAATTCAGCGGTCTCCTGAACCGGCTTCACGCCTACCTGATGGACCGGGACGTGTTCGTCCAGGACGTCTATGCGGGCGCTGATCCCGGTCGCCGCCTGGCTGTCCGCGTGATCACCGAGCTGGCCTGGCACAGCCTGTTCGCCCGTCACCTGTTCCGCCCCGCCGATACGCTCGACGCGCAGCGAGACTTTGCACCCGACTTCACCGTCCTGTGCATCCCCTCGTTCCAGGGTTCGCCGGAGATCGACGGTGCCGCGTCGCAGACCTTCGTCGCCCTGAGCCTCGGCCAGAGGCTGGCCCTCATCGGCAACACGGCCTATGCCGGCGAGATCAAACGGGCGGTCATCACTTACCTGAACTACACGCTGCCCCTGGACGGCGTCCTGACCCTGAACTGCGCGGCCAACGTCGGCCCCGAAGGGGATCCGGCGCTGCTCTTCGGCCTGCCGGGCACCGGCAAGACCACGCTGGCCGCCGACCCGCGCCGCCGCCTGCTCGGCGACGACGCGCACGGCTGGAGCGACGAGGGGATCTTCAACCTGGAGAACGGCTGCTATGCCCGGGTGGCCGCTCTCACCGCGGCCGACGCGCCGCAGCTCCACCCCGCCACCCGCCGGTTCGGCAGCATCCTGGAGAATGTCGCATACGATCCGCTGAGCCGGATTCCCGACCTCAGCGACGTGTCCCGCACCGACAACGCGCGCTGCGCCTGCCCTCTGGCGTTCGTCGACCAGGCAGTGGCCGAGCCGCCGGCCGGCCACCCCCGGCACGTCGTGATGCTCATCGGCGACGCCTCGGGCGTCATGCCGCCCATCGCCCGGCTCACCCCCGAGCAGGCGGTCTACCAGTTCATCTCCGGGTATTCGGCCCGAATCAACACCCCCAAGTCCGGCAAAGGCGCGGAGCCGGAAGTCGTCTTCAGCCCCTGCTTCGGCGCCCCGTCCATGGTTCTGCCGCCCGGCGTCTACGCCGACCTGCTGCTGCGCAAGATCACCCGCCACGGCATCAACTGCTGGCTGCTGAACACCGGCTGGGTGGGCCGGTTCGGCTCGGGCAAGCGCATCGGTCTCCACCACTCCCGCGCCCTGCTGCAAGCGGCCCTCGACGGCGCGCTCGACAAGGTCAAGTATTGCAAGGATTCCGTGTTCGGATTCTCCGTCCCCATCGCCTGCCCCAACGTGCCCGAGGAT